In the Desulfurispira natronophila genome, GAGTTCTTTTGTGCTCTTTTTACAGAACTCATGGCTACTATTACGTCAGGACTGGGCTCTCCGATGGCAGATAATTGTTGTGCTAATCTCCCACTCCTACCTTTTTGCATCTCCATTTGTTATCTTGCGTGCTGATGAAGTCCTGAACCTGACCGGTTGGCTCGTTGGCGGTTATGTTTCATTACAAATGACAGGTGCCATGCTGGGGAATATCCTGTGGGGGCAGCTGGCTTCTCGTGGGCGTAATCGCGAAGTAATGATGCTTTCTTTTGCCCTTATGATGGTAGCCATGATTTTTGCCATGACATCTTCCATCGCTTGGCAATACGGCGTTTTCTTCCTCCTAAGTGGAGCCGCCATGGATGGATTTCGCTTGGTAGCCAACAACCTGATTATTATTATAGCCCCACCAGCCAAACGTCCTGTCTATATAGCTCTGCAGTTTAATATTACAGCCCTTGGGCTCTTCTTTGCCGTTCCCGGTGGTATCATCCTTGGTTATTTCGGCTACAACGTGCTATACATTTTTACAATTATTGTATTGTTTATCGGCCTTATCTGCGCCCAAAAACTTTCCAATAACCGTGTGGTTTAATCGCTAACATAACACTATATCATGCCCACGTGTGGTCATTCATTGCTGCGTGCAACTACTCTCAACCTGTAATATTGGAAGTGCCAACAATTTTTACAGGTTAACGTTAACTATTATGAATACATTTGGAGTAAACGATGAGATTGCAGGATAAAATACAGCGCATTACCACTGTAGTTTTTGATGTGGATGGTGTGCTTTCTGATGGTAAAATCACTTACGATATACATGGAGTTGAGTATAAGAGTTTTCACGTCAGAGATGGACATCGCATTAAACTTCTGCACCGTGTTGGTTACCATACGGGCATTATAACAGGGCGGCACAGCCCTGTGGTAGCCCACAGGGCTAAAGAACTGGAAATAAAGATGCTGTATCAAGGTGCTATAGACAAGCTCGCCGTTTAT is a window encoding:
- a CDS encoding KdsC family phosphatase; its protein translation is MRLQDKIQRITTVVFDVDGVLSDGKITYDIHGVEYKSFHVRDGHRIKLLHRVGYHTGIITGRHSPVVAHRAKELEIKMLYQGAIDKLAVYEQMKNEYQLVDEQIAYIGDDIIDIPVLRRAGLAACVPDAIEDVRREVDIITQCRGGEGAAGEFIERILQEAGHWPIIMERYWR